Part of the Sandaracinaceae bacterium genome, CGCCACGCCCCTCCGCGTACAGCACCCCGAGGTGGTAGCAGCCATAGGGCTCCCCGCGCTCGCACGCACGTCGGTAGAAGGACTGCGCGGTCGTGATGTCGTCTGGCACGCCCCGGCCGAACTCGTAGGCCATGCCGACGTTGTCGCAGCCGTCCGGGTCGCCCGCGTCGCACGCGTGGCGGAACAGGGCGAGCGCCCGCTCGTGGTCGGCCTCGCCCAGCATCCCCTCGTCATGGAGCGTGCCCAGCGACGTGCATGCGCGCACCACGCCCCCGTCACACGCGCGCTGGTACAGCGTCGCCGCAGCCCGTGGGACCTCGCCCTCGCCCAGGGCGTCCGCCTCGAGGCACCAACCGGAGTAGTGACACCCCACCAACTCACCCGCGTCGCATGCACGCGCGTGCACCTGGCACGCAGCGTCGAAGTCCACCGACTCGGCGGCGTGTTCCAGCTGCAACCACGCGTGCTCCGTACAGCCCAGCGGCTCTCCCGCCGCGCAGGCGTCCCGCGTGAGCTGCAGCGCGCGCCGTAAGTCGCGAAAGGCCTCGGGTCCACGCATCAGCGCCTCCCCCAACATGGCGCACCCACGCTGTGAGCCGCGCGAGCAGGCGAGCTGGAACGCGTCGCGCGCCTGGCGGAGGTTGTAAGGGCGGCCCTGCGCGCGCAGGTGACGCTGCCCCTCCAGCAACAGGGCATCGCCGTCTTCGACGCTCGTCCCCGCCCCCGCCGGGGACGCACCGCCGCAGCCCGTGAACGTGAGGACGCACAGCACGCCGACGGCGGTGAGCCACGAGCCCGACTCGACCCCGGAGCGGGCCGGACGGATGGTGCGTGCGGGACGTAGCGAGCACGAGGCGCGCACCGGACACAGGCGACGCGTCGACGACTGGGGAGGGACCGAGAGCATGCGCCCCGCGATGCTACCGCGACGTGCGCTTCGCCGCGAGACGGGAGGCGGGCACGGTCGCGTCACCGCTCACCAGCGGCGAGAAGAAGTTGTCTTTCTTCATGTGCTCGTCCACGCGGAACGCGAACTTGTAGCTGGGCGCGGAGCGCATGCTGCAGTCGGTGCGCTCGCAGAAGCGGCAGGTGGTGCCCACGCGCACGGCCAGCTTGCGGTCCACGAGGGGCATGTCGTCCGCGTAGGCCAGGTGCTTGGCGGCGTCGGCGTGCGTGCCGAGGCCGATGCTGTAGGCCGTGCCGCGCGCCATGCTCCCCCGCGACGGCTCGGCCACCACTTTGGCGAAGCAGAAGAAGGTGCTCAGGTCCGGGTACTCGCTGTACTGACGCGTGATCACGCTCGGGTTCAGGAACGCGAGGTGCACCGCCATCTTCGGGCAGCTGCCCGCGTGCTGCGCGAAGCGGATGCCGTCGCCCGAGTAGCGCTTGCTGATGTTGCCCGCCACGTCGACGCGCAGGAAGTGCATCGGCAGGCCGCGGCGCTTGGGGTCGGCCAGGTTGCACATGCGGTGCGCGACAGTCTCGTACGACGACTCGAACATCTGCGTGAGCAGGTCCACGTCGTAGCGCGTGCGCGTCACCGCCTCGAAGAACTCGGCGTAGGGCAAGAGCAGCGCACCCGCGAAGTAGTTCGCGAGGTGGATCTTGATCAGCCGCGCCGTCTCGCTGTGGCGCACGGGAAAGCGGGAGATGACCTCTTGATGCAGGCCCTCGCGGTCGAACAGGCGCAGCGCGATGGTGCTCGCCAGCTGGAAGCGCAGGCGCTGCTCGAAGAGCTCGTCGCTGACGGTGAGCACCTGCGCGGCCGCGTCCCAGCGCCGGATGACCGAGCTGTCTTGATCGGCGCTCGCGGTACGCACCGTCACGTCGAAGTGCTCGCGCAGGACGCGAACGAGATCGGCGCTGCGTGTCCCCTTCGTGAGCCCCGTGTCGCGCCGCAGCTCCTCCGCGCGCTCTTCCAGGTGCGCGAACCAGTTCTCGTGCCGCTCGAGGAAGTCCGTGACCTCGTCGAAGGGGCTGTAGTCGAAGCGCAGCGAGTCCTCTTCGTCGTCATCGGCCTCGCGCCGGGCCAGGCTGGCGAGCACGTTGTCCAGCTGCGTGCGGGTGTTCTTGTAGAGGTTGAAGAGCGCCGTGATGGTGGTCACCACCTTGGGCTCGGCGCCGATGCCCGCCAGGTCGTCCTCGGTGAGGTTGAGCGAGCGCATCAGCGGCTCGTCCAGCAGGCGGGCCAGGCCGTCGTCCACGCGCGGCTCCCCGAGCGACGCCATGAACTCCTCCATGCTGACCTCGAACAGCTCGAGCGCCTTGAACAGCAGGGGCAGCTGCATGGCGCGCTTGCCCTTCTCGATGAGGCTCAGGTAGGCCGGAGAGATGTCGAGACGGCGCGCCACCTCGCCCTGCTGGAGGCCGCGCTGGACCCGCAGCTCGCGCACGCGCGCGCCCATGGTGGCGTGATTGGTCTTCATCCGTGCTCGTTCCGGTAGCCGCTGCTTTACAAGAGCGCCGCCACAGGCGCACTATTTACGTCATCTTTACAACCGCCGCCAGGCTGTCCCGCACTCCGGCTTGACCGAAGGGACACGTATGTTACGCCGTTCGGCAAGGTCTGTCGTCGTGTGAAGCTGTAAAGCACCGCAACGTACGCCATACCAACCCATGACCACCCCGGCCGCTCCCGCGCGGTCTTTGAAGAGGTATCGACCCATGAGCGAGCGCCCCGAGATCGTCCCCGTTGGCAAGGTCCCCGAGCTGGGCACCGTGCCGCAGAAGATGCACGCGTACGTCATCCGCCCCGAGCGCTTCGGCGAGCCGAAGAAGTCCTTCGTGCACGAGGAGATCGAGACGTGGAAGGCCGGCCCGGGCGAGGTCCTGGTGCAGGTCATGGCCGCGGGCGTGAACTTCAACGGCATCTGGGCGGGCCTGGCCGAGCCGGTGAACATCCTCAAGGCGCACGGCCTGGACTTCCACATCGCCGGCTCGGACGCCTCGGGTGTCATCTGGTCCGTCGGTGAGGGCGTGCACAACTGGAAGGTGGGCGACGAGGTGGTGCTGCACTGCAACCACCTGGTGGAGCCGGGCGCCTCCGACCTGCAGACCATCTGGGGCTACGAGACCCCCGACGGGTCGTTCGCGCAGTTCACGAAGGTGCAGGCGCAGCAGGTGCTGAAGAAGCCGCCCCAGCTCACCTGGGAAGAGTCGGCCAGCTACGGCCTCACGTACTACACGGCGCACCGCATGCTGGTGGACCGCGCCAAGCTGCAGCCGGGCGAGACCTGCCTCATCTGGGGCGCGGGTGGTGGCCTCGGCGTGTTTGCGGTGCAGCTCGCCGCCATCATGGGCGCGCGCCCCATCGCGGTCGTGTCGAGCGACGACAAGGCCGAGCTGTGCATGAAGCTGGGCGCCGTGGGCGTGATCAACCGCAAGGAGTTCCCGGCCCTCCAGTACAAGGACAACATGACCCCGGCCGAGGAGGCCGAGCACCAGAAGGCCATGAAGGCCTTCGGCAAGCGCATCTGGGAGATCCTCGGTGAGCGCACGGGCCTCGACGTGGTCTTCGAGCACGTCGGCAAGACCACCTTCCCGGCCAGCGTCTTCTTGGCCAACAAGTACGGCCGCATCGTCATCTGCGGCGCCACCACGGGCTACAACCTCACGTTCGACGTGCGCCACCTGTGGATGCGCCAGAAGCAGATCATCGGCTCGCACTTCGCGGACGCGGACTCGTGCCGCCGCGCGAACGACCTGATGCTGCAGGACAAGATCAAGCCCGTCATGACGCGCCTCTTCACGTGGGACGAGATCCCGCAGGCGCACCAGCTCATGTACGAGAACAAGCTGCACGGCACGGTCTCGTGCCTCGTCGGCGCCCCCCGCCCGGGTCTCAAGAACTACGCCGAGACCCTGGCCGTCATGAACGAAGGCTGAGCAGACCATGCAGAACGTCATCGAAGCGGTCAGCGCCGTCTACAAGAAGGCGCACGACAACCTGAAGGCCAAGGTCGTGGTCGGCGGTCGCCTCAAGGGCAACCTCCTGAACGACGAGCAGCTCGCGGCGCACGCGCTGGCCTACCTGGCCACCGAGCTCGAGGCGTGCCGCCAGCTCTCCGCCTGGGCGGAGACGGTGGGCGGCGAGTTCGAGGGCAAGGTCGCCCGCGCCTACATCGGGGAGCTGGCCCGCAACCTGCGCGGCGGCGTGGACCTGGGTGCCTGCGAGAACATCGCGCTCGCGGACCTGGGCATCACCGACGCGGACCTCGCGGACTCGCTGCTGCACCCCGACGTGCAGGCCTTCAGCGCCCAGCACGCGACCGGCGCCATCTACCTCGAGATCGCGAAGCACGCGCGCGACAACGGCTTCGGCGACCCCGGCCTCGGCGACGAGATGCTGGAGGAGATCCGCGCGCAGTTCGCCAAGTTCACGGACCAGAAGGTGATCCCCATCGCCCAGGACGTGCACCGGCAGGACAAGCTCATCCCGATGGGGATCCTCGAGCAGCTCGCCGAGCTGGGCGTGTTCGGGCTCACCATCCCGGAGGAGTACGGCGGGCTCGGGCTGAGCAAGGTGGCCATGTGCGTGGTCACCGAGGAGCTCTCGCGCGGCTACATCGGCGTTGGCTCGCTCGGCACGCGCAGCGAGATCGCGGCCGAGCTCATCATCGGCGGCGGCACGGAAGCGCAGAAGCAGGAGTGGCTGCCCAAGCTCGCGTCCGGTGAGGTGCTCTCGACGGCCGTCTTCACCGAGCCGAACAACGGCAGCGACCTCGCCAACCTGACCACCCGCGCGGTGAAGCAGGAAGACGGGAGCTACGTGGTGAGCGGCGCCAAGACGTGGATCACGCACGCCGTGCGCGCCGACGTCATGACGCTGCTGGCGCGCACGAACCCAGACGCGCCCGGCTACCAGGGCCTGTCCATGTTCCTGGCGAAGAAGACGCGCCTGAGTGGCGAGCCCGGCGAGCCCGAGTTCGTGGACAAGGGCCTCACCGGCACCGAGATCAAGGTGCTGGGCTACCGCGGCATGAAGGAGTACGAGCTCAGCTTCGACGGCTTCACCGTGCCCGGCGCGAACCTGCTGGGCGGCGAGGAGGGCGCGGGCTTCAAGCAGCTGATGCGCACCTTCGAGAGCGCGCGCATCCAGACGGCCGCGCGCGGCGTGGGCGTGGCGCAGGCGGCGTTGAACGACGCCATCCTGTACGCCACCGAGCGCGAGCAGTTCGGCGGGCCCATCTTCCAGTTCCCGCGCGTGGCGCGGAAGATCGGGCGGATGGTCACGCGCATCCAGGCGGCGCGTCAGCTGACGTACTTCAGCGCCCGCGAGAAGGACCAGGAGAAGCGCTGCGACCTCGAGGCCGGCATGGCCAAGCTGCTCGCCACGCGCGCGGCGTGGGAGTCGGCGGACGCCAATGTGCAGATCCACGGCGGCAACGGCTTCGCGGAGGAGTACACCGCGTCCCGCCTGCTGGTGGACTCGCGCGTGCTCAGCATCTTCGAGGGCGCGAACGAGATCCAGGCGCACGTCGTCGCGCGGCGCCTGCTCGAGGACTGAGCGCCGCGACGGGGGCACGGACCGAGGAGACCGAGCTAGACGCACCCCGGACTGAAGAGGCTGGCTCAGAACGGCAAACCGTCGCGGATTTGGGCACCCCGGACTGAAAGTCCGGGGCAGCGATCTCAGGTGATCGCCAGCTCGAAGTCCGCCCCCTGCGGAGGCGGACTGCGTCTCGTGAACTGCTGTCGGGTGTTGGGCGGGACGGCTGCGTTCTTGGATTTTCGGTGGCGCCGAGCAAGACAGTCCTCCCCCTTGTGGGGAGGACTTTGGAGAGCGCCCGGCGGTAGCCGGGTGCTCGGAAGGATGCTGCCCCGGACTTTAGTCCGGGGTGCCCCCACAGCCCCCAGCTCGCCCAAGTTGCCCCCGAGCTATCGACGACTACTTCTTGGACTTGGCGGCGCGCTTGCCCATGGAGTCGGCCTGCGCGGGGGCGCCCACGACGGGCAGGTCGTAGCGGGTCTTGCCGGCCTCGAGCTGCTTCACCAGCTGAGCGCGGACCTCGGGGCGCGTGCCGGCCACGATGCGGGCCGCGAGGAAGGCGGCGTTCTTGGCGCCGTCGATGGCCACGGTGGCCACGGGGATGCCGGGCGGCATCATCACGGTGGAGAGCAGCGCGTCCATGCCGTCGAGCGCGTTGGACTTGAGGGGCACGCCGATGACCGGGCGCGTGGTGTGCGCGGCCACTACGCCGGCGAGATGCGCGGCCATGCCGGCGCAGGCGATGAAGACCTCCACGCCCGCCTCTTCGGCGGCCTGCACGTAGGCCACGGCCTCGTGCGGCGTGCGGTGGGCGGAGAGCACGCGCGTGTCGCTCGGCACGCCGAGCTCGTCGAGCACGTCACGCGCCTGCACGACCACGGGCAGGTCGCTCGGGCTACCGGTCATGATGGCGACGAGGGGGGCGGGAGCGGCGGCGGCGGACTTGAGGGGCTTCTTCTTGGGCACCAGGGACTCCTTGTGGGGTGGGCGCGCAGCTTAGAGCACGATCCAGAAGCCGCGCAAACCCCACCCGAAACGCCGCGGAGCCCGCGACGGCGGACGGCGCGCTCAGCCCACGCGTGGTGCAGGCCCCGGTGCCACCACGCGCCGCGCGTCCTCCACGGAGGCCAAGATGGCGCGCGCCCGCTCGACGAACAGCCGCCCCGCGGGCGTGGGGGTCATGCCGCTCGCGCGACGTTCGAAGAGCTCTGTGCCCAGCTCTTCTTCGAGCGCGCGCAGCTTGCGGGTGAGCGGCGGCTGGCTGATGTGCAGGCGCCGCGCCGCACGCACGAGCGCGCCCTCTTCCGCGATGGCCACGACGGTCTCGAGCTGCTCCAGCGACACGTCCCGAGTGTAGCCCGTTTCCGACGGCCACGACACGCGCAGCCCCATACCCAGACGGTATGAGGCGACGCGCGGCGTCCGGGCTACGGTCGTCACATGCGTGAGCGCATCCCCCTCCTGAACGAGAAACAGCAGGCCGCCATGCGCCGTGCAGGCCGCGCCGCAGCGCAGACGCTCGCACGGGCCGCCGCGAGCGTCCGCGCCGGCCTGACCACGGGCGAGATCGACGCGCTGGTGGCGCGCGACACCAAGGAGCGCGGCGGGCGCTGCGCCCAGTACCACTACCGCGTGGGCCGCCAGGTCTTCCCCGCCCATGTGTGCACCTCGGTGAACGAGGTCGTGTGCCACGGCATCCCAGGCCCACGTGCTCTACGCGACGGAGACATCGTGAACGTCGACGTGACCACCGAGCTGCGCGGCTGGCACGGGGACACGTCGCGGACGCTCCGCGTGGGCACGCCAGGCCCCGACGCAGCGCACGTGGTGGACGTCGCGGAGCGCGCGCTCGCCGTGGGCATCGCGGCCGTGCGCCCCGGCGCAACGCTGCACGAGCTGGGCGCCGCGATCGAGGCGTTCGTGCAGCGCGAGGGCTGCAGCGTGGTGCGCGACTTCGGCGGGCACGGCATCGGGCGCCAGATGCACATGGCGCCGCACGTGCCACACCACGCGTGCAGCACCCCGGGCCCGCAGCTGGTCCCTGGGATGTGCTTCACGGTGGAGCCCATGGTGTGCCTGGGCGCGCCTCACGTGCGGGTGCTCGCAGACGGCTGGACGGTCGTGACCGCAGACGGGCGCCTCTCGGCTCAGGCGGAGCACACGCTGCTGGTCACCGAGGACGGCGTCGAGGTGCTGACACGTGCGCCAGACGACGCCTGAGCGCACCCGCGGGCACACGGAATACGGCACGCGCCGGTGCGGGTTGTTGGCCGCGTCAATTCGTACGTGGTAGCCGCAGAGTCGTGATGAAGCAGAGCCCCCGCTGGTCCCACCCTTCCAAGAAGCGTGGCGCGCGCGCCGCGCGTGTGCTGACGCCGTCCGTCGCGACCGCGCTGGCGGTACTGCTCGCATGTGGTGGCGAGCCCGACCCCGCGCCTCAGACGACCCCCTCGGGAGGGGCAGGCGAAGGCCCGGAGGCAGGCGAAGGCCCGGGAACGCCACCGCAGGCAGCGCCGCCAACCGCCGGCCCTTCGAGCACGCCCCGCAGGCCGCCACCCGAGCGCGCCCCTGCGCCCGACGGGACCCGCACGTACATGGACCTGATGACGCTCTCGCACCTGGCCGACGTGGACGTCGACGGGCTGTTCATCGACTTCGGCACCGCGGCACGACTCAAGTACACGTCGGGCAACTGGGGCAGCGGCTTCACCGGCGACCACGAGACGGCGGGGGTCACATGGAGCGGTTTCGGCACGGTCGGGCGCGTATGGTTTCCCGCCGAGGACGCGAGCGCGCGGCGCATCCACCTGCGCCTCAAGGCCGTCGGTGGCACGCGGCTGATCGCGTTCGTGAACGGCACGGAGGTGGGCGGTGGGCCCATCGAGGCCGGCGACTACCGCGACGTGCGCCTCGACGTGCCGGCGTCCGCCATGCGCACGGGGGAGAACACGCTCCTGCTGCGCGGGGACGCCACCAGCTCGGTGATGGGCGAGGACGTGTCCTTCGCGCTGGACACCATGAGCATCACGCGCGCCGACCGGGACACGGCGGAGCCTCTCCCCGCGCTCCTGACCTCCGTGAACGCCGCCGTGTCCCGCCGCGCGCTGAGGCTCCCCGGGGCGGGTAGCCTGTCGTATCATCTGCCCATCCCGCGCGACGCCACGTTGGTGGTGGGCGCCGCGCACGCCCCACACGAGGCCGAGGTGGCGTCCCGCGCCCAGGCGGCCGACAGCGCGCCCAGCCCGCGACCGGCCGGCAGCTCTACGCCCCAAGGGGCGAGCGCTGAAGACGCAGCGGGGGAAGCGCGCGCCGAGGTCGTGGTGACGCGGGATGGGGCCGAGCCGCAGACGCTCGCGACCATCCCGCTCGGGGACCGCTTCGAAGACCGCGCCCTCGACCTCGGCGCGTTCGCGGACCAGCACGTGCGCATCACGCTGCGCGGCATCGGCGGGGCGGTCGCGTTCAGTGACGTGCGCCTGGTCGTGCCCGCGCCCGTGGTCGAGCCCATCGCCGAGAGCGCGCACAACGTCATCGTCCTGACCATCGACACGCTGCGCGCCAGCAAGCTGCGCGCCTACAACCGGCGCTCGCGCGTACGCACGCCCGCGCTGGACGGCTTCGCCGAGAGCGCGACGCTGTTCGAGCGGGCGCAGAGCGCGGAGAACTGGACCAAGCCCTCGGTGGCCAGCATCTTGACCTCGCTCTACCCGGCCACCCACAACGCCAAGTACGACAACTCCTCGCTGCCCACGGAGGCGCTGCTGGTGTCGGAGGTGCTCGAGGGCGCGGGCTTCGCGACGGCCCAATTCTCGGCCAACGGCTACGTGTCGGACCGCTTCGGCTTCACGCAGGGCTTCAACCACGCGGTCAACTACATCCGCGAGACGCGCAGCACGGAGGCCGAGACAGTGTTCCGCGAGGCAGGCGACTGGATCGAAGCGCAGGTGGAGCGGCAGCGGACCGCGCGCGAAGCCGGTGAGTCCGCGCCGCGCTTCTTCACGTACATCCAGACCATCGACCCGCACGTGCCCTACGACCCGCCGGGCAACTTCCTCGAGATGTACTTCGAGGGGCCGTACACGGGGCAGATCCGCAACCGCAGCACCGGGGACCTCTTGGGCCGCGCCAAGCAGAACCCGCCGCGCGTGGTGTTCACGGAAGAGGACAAGCTCCGCCTCGCGGCGCTGCACGACGCCGAGATCAGCTACCACGACCACCACCTGGCGCGCTTCCTCGCGCGCATCGAGCGGCTCGGGCTGAACGAGAACACCCTCTTCGTCATCACCTCGGACCACGGCGAGGAGTTCGAAGAGCACGGCAGCTGGGGTCACGGCCACTCCGTGTACCAAGAGCTGCTGCACGTCCCGCTCATGATCCGCTGGCCAGGGGTGGCGCCCGCGGGCACGCGCATCCCCGACGTCGTGACCACGATGGACATCGCGCCGACCATGCTCGAGGCGCTCGGCATGCCTTCGCCGCCGGACTTCGAGGGGCGCTCGCTGCTGGGCTACCTGCGCGGCACGCCCCCCCCGGGGCCGCACGTGGCGTTCAGCGACTACCAGGAGACGCGACGCGTGATCCGCAGCCTCGACTCCAAGCTGATCCTGCGCAACAGCGGAACCTTCGTGCTGTTCGACCTGGCGGCCGATCCGGGCGAACGACGTGAGCTCGACGGCCGCGCGACGCCGATCACGCTGCGCACGCTGCGCACGCTCTCGGGCGTGTTCCTCGGCGCCGCCGACCGCCGCGGCTGGATCCTCGGTCGCCCGGGGCGCGCGCGTTCGCTCCGCGCCAACACGCAGATGACGCGTGAGCTGTGTGAGCAGCTGGCCGCGCTCGGCTACATCGTGGGCGACTGCAGCACCTTCCCGAGCGAGCGCCGCCGCTGAACGCACCCGACCCAGCACGCGCGCCAGCTACGGCCGGTCCGACGCTCGGACAGGCCGTAGACCACGCCGTTCAGTGACGCTCGAGGGCGTGCACCGTCAGCGTGACCTCGGCGCGCTCGGCCCCGCGCAGCGCCACGATGCGATGAGCACCGGCGACCGGCAACCAGCTGGCGGTCCCTTCGGGGAGCGCGCGGCCGTCCACCTCCCAGCGCACCTCGCCGTTGGGCACGTTCGCGCGCAGCTCGGTCGGGATGGGGCGCAGCGGGTCGACCCACCACTCGGCCGCGTCGCTCGGGTGCACCACACGGAGGGGCTCCGCCGAGCGTGTCGCGTCGCCCACCAGCCAGCCCTCGCTCAGCGCCCAGCCCGTGTAGCGCTCGTCGAAGTGTACGTCGCCGCTCGGGCCATGCACCGCGCACGTGGTGTCGGGCACGTGCCCCGGGACGAAGCGCTCGGCCAGGGTGGTCGGACAGCCGGTGTGCGGCAGCTCGCCTGAGAGCGCGCACACCGGCACCGTCTCGGTCAGCAGGGAAGGCGCGAAGGGCTCGAGGGGCGCGCCCGCCGACCGTCGCTGACGCGCCACCGAGAGGATGCGGGCCGCCACGGGAGCCGCGCCCTCGAAGCCGCTGACACGCTCGAGCGGCCCTCCGGCGGGGTCCCCCAGCCAGACCACCACCACCGCGTGGGCGTCGAACGCCACCGCCCACGCGTCGTGATAGCCGCTGGACGTGCCGGTCTTGAGCCCGAACGGCAGCCCCCCGGCTTCGGCCTCGAGGTCCCGCCCGAACGCCAGGCGCCGCGCGTCGCCGTCCGCGAGGATGTCGACGGTGACCGCCACCGCCGCAGGCGCGAACACGCGCGCGACGGGCGTCGGTTCATCGACGACAGCTTCGTCGTCGTGCTGTTCGTCGGCTGGCCCATGCGGTGCCTGCGGTGGCGCGTCAGGCGCGTCGTCGGCGCGGGGGGACGCGTCGTCACTGGCGTCCGTGTCATCGCCCGCCGCGCGTTCCTGTACGGCGTCGCCCTGCGGCTCATGCGCGCGGGACGCCTCCACCGGGTAGCGCTCGAGGGTCACGACGCGGCCGTCGTTGACGAGCGCCGTGTAGGCGCGACCGAGCTCCAGAGGGGAAACGCCCAGCCCGCCGAGCACCACCGCCGCGCCCACCTCCGCCGCGGAGGGCACCTCGTCGAACTGCAGGTCGCGCAGCCGGCTCACCAGCGCGGGCGTCCCGACCCGGCGCACCACGTCCAGCGCCGCGAGGTTCAAGCTGCCCGAGAGCGCCGCACGCGCGCGCACCGGACCGTGCTCGCGGCCGTCGTAGTTCTCCGCCTCGAAGTGCGTGCCCCCCGCGCCCGTCATGCCGCGCGCCGTGTCGTCGAGCAGCGTGGCCGCGTGCCCCCCGGACTCGAACAGCATGCTGTACGCGAAGGGCTTGAGAGTGGAGCCCGGCTGCCGGCGCGCCCGCAGCAGGTCCAGCTGCCCACCCGCGTGCTCGGCCCCTTCGCGCGCGGCGCCCACGTAGGCCAGCAGCTCCCCCGTGTGCGCGTCGATGACCACGCCAGCCGCGTTGCGCACGCCGCGTGGCTCGAGGCGCGTGACCGCCGCACGCAGCAGCTCCTCGCTCTCCTCCTGCAGCGTCGCATCGAGCGAGGTATGAATGACGCGCCCCCGCGAACGCGCCCCCGCCGGGACGTGGTCGTCGCGGTGGTCGGCCATCACGCGGTCCACGAAGCGCGCGGCACGGTAGGCACGCACGTGCTCCGTGAGGATGCGCGGCTGGCTCGCGAGCGCCTCCTCGAGCTCGGCCTCCGTGATGAAGCCACGCCGGTGCATGCGCCGCAGCACCTCGTCGCGTCGGACCAGCGCCGCCGCCAAGTGCCGACGCGGCTCGGTCGCGCTGGGCGCCCTTGGGATACCGGCGATGAGCGCGGCCTCCGCCACGCCGAGGTCGCGGGCCGGCACGCCGAAGTAGGCCTCGCTCGCGCGGGCCACGCCTACGATCTGGTCGCCGTAGGGGAGCCTGTTGACGTACTGCTCCAGGATCTCGTCCTTGCTGAGCATCCTCTCGAGCGCCAGGGCGCGCAGCACCTCGAGCGGCTTGCTCCACAGCCCGTGGGGACGCCCGTGCGTGAGCTTGATGGTCTGCTGCGTGATGGTGCTCGCCCCGCTGCGGTGCCCGACGGGCACCACGGCTTGCCCGAGCGCGCGGACCGTGGCCAGCAGATCGACCCCGACGTGATCACGGAAGCGTCCGTCCTCGGCGGCGATGATCGCATCGAGCAGCCGAGGGGACACGTCGCTCAGGGCCACCCAGCGCCGGTCGACGCCGTCAACGCGGGCCTGACGCAGCGGTACACCTTCACGGTCGAGTACGGTGAGGGCGTCGGGCGGCTGCACCAGGCGACGCTCATCGACGCTCACGAAGAACGACGCGAGGTAGCCGAGCGTCAGCGCGCCCAACGTGAGCCCGAAGGCCCACAGCGCCCCACGCGCGAGGCGGGAGCGCAGGCTCACTCGCGGACCACCTCCAGCACGAAGGCCGCCGAGTCGCCGCCCACGCTGGGGTCGTCCTCGGCCTCGAGCTGCGCGGGAGGCGCCACGAAGCGGCCCACGGACGTGGCGCGTACCGCATACGTGTACTCGCGCAGCCCACGGCCCAGACGCGACAGGCGGAAGTGCGCCCCGTTCGCCTCGAGCGAGCGGTCGTGTACGTCGCCCACCGAGCGCATGGCGTGGTGCCCGCTCGGGCCGACGACGTCGTCCTCGGGTCCCATCCCCAGCAGCGCGCGCAGCGCCGAACGGGGGCTGTCGTCGTTGAGGGTCTCGATGGCCTCCACGCCTGCTGGGAACGGGTCGTAGAGATAGACGCGCCCGTCGGCCTCGCCGTAGGCGAAGAGGCGCACGCGGATCATCTCGCCCAGGGCCACGCGCCCACCGGACTCGATGGTGCGTCCGTCCTCGCGCTCGTAGCGGCGGTGCAGCGTGATGGCGCCGCGCGGCTCCGCGAACTGCCCGTCCTCTACACGGTCCCCGAGGGGCTCGGCCCACTCCGCGTCCACCGCGAAGAAGACGGCCTGCCGCGCAGGCGACACCACGGTGAGCGAGTGCCCCGTGCCGCTCAGCTGCTGGGTGGCGACGCGGTAGCGCGCCCGCCCGCCCTCGGTCGAGCGCGGACGGATGGGCTGCCCATCGACGAGCACCGTCGGGGGCTCGGCGAACTCCGTGCCGAGCAGCGCCGCGTAAGCCGAGAGGGCACGCTGCGCGTCGGCCGCGGCCGCGAGGCTGTACCACCCGTAGCGGGAGCGGGGCTCCACGCGCCGCAGGAGCGACGCGACCGCCTCACCGATGACGGCGTCATCCGGACGAACGCGCAGCGCGAACTCCAGCACCGACGAGAGCGCGTCGATGGCCACCGCGTCGATCTGCTCTGGCAGCGCGGACTTGATCTCGTCCAGCAGCGTCGCGCGCACGTTGTGGTCGTCGGGCAGGGCCAGGCCGATGGACGCACGTCCGCCCACGCTGAGCGT contains:
- a CDS encoding transglycosylase domain-containing protein; translation: MSLRSRLARGALWAFGLTLGALTLGYLASFFVSVDERRLVQPPDALTVLDREGVPLRQARVDGVDRRWVALSDVSPRLLDAIIAAEDGRFRDHVGVDLLATVRALGQAVVPVGHRSGASTITQQTIKLTHGRPHGLWSKPLEVLRALALERMLSKDEILEQYVNRLPYGDQIVGVARASEAYFGVPARDLGVAEAALIAGIPRAPSATEPRRHLAAALVRRDEVLRRMHRRGFITEAELEEALASQPRILTEHVRAYRAARFVDRVMADHRDDHVPAGARSRGRVIHTSLDATLQEESEELLRAAVTRLEPRGVRNAAGVVIDAHTGELLAYVGAAREGAEHAGGQLDLLRARRQPGSTLKPFAYSMLFESGGHAATLLDDTARGMTGAGGTHFEAENYDGREHGPVRARAALSGSLNLAALDVVRRVGTPALVSRLRDLQFDEVPSAAEVGAAVVLGGLGVSPLELGRAYTALVNDGRVVTLERYPVEASRAHEPQGDAVQERAAGDDTDASDDASPRADDAPDAPPQAPHGPADEQHDDEAVVDEPTPVARVFAPAAVAVTVDILADGDARRLAFGRDLEAEAGGLPFGLKTGTSSGYHDAWAVAFDAHAVVVVWLGDPAGGPLERVSGFEGAAPVAARILSVARQRRSAGAPLEPFAPSLLTETVPVCALSGELPHTGCPTTLAERFVPGHVPDTTCAVHGPSGDVHFDERYTGWALSEGWLVGDATRSAEPLRVVHPSDAAEWWVDPLRPIPTELRANVPNGEVRWEVDGRALPEGTASWLPVAGAHRIVALRGAERAEVTLTVHALERH